One window of the Streptomyces sp. ITFR-21 genome contains the following:
- a CDS encoding amino acid ABC transporter ATP-binding protein: MTDAPGVKDPAAPPPADPAPPMVELRAVHKSYGSVEVLKGVDLTVSRGEVVAVIGPSGGGKSTLLRCVNLLEPVTAGQVLLEGEDLTGRGVDLDRVRRRIGMVFQQFNLFPHLSAVDNLTLAPRKLLRMPKDRARERAAALLARVGLADKADAHPRQLSGGQQQRVAIARALMMDPHVMLFDEVTSALDPELVSEVLDVMRDLARSGMTMLCVTHEMGFARELGDRLVFVDGGVIAEQGRPADVLDRPRNDRTRQFLHKVLR; the protein is encoded by the coding sequence ATGACGGACGCGCCGGGCGTGAAGGACCCGGCCGCCCCGCCGCCCGCCGACCCCGCGCCGCCGATGGTGGAGCTGCGAGCGGTCCACAAGTCGTACGGCAGCGTCGAGGTGCTCAAAGGCGTCGACCTGACGGTGTCCCGCGGTGAGGTGGTCGCCGTCATCGGCCCGTCCGGCGGCGGCAAGAGCACCCTGCTGCGCTGCGTCAACCTGCTGGAGCCGGTGACCGCCGGCCAGGTCCTGCTGGAAGGGGAGGACCTGACCGGGCGCGGCGTCGACCTGGACCGGGTACGCCGGCGGATCGGCATGGTCTTCCAGCAGTTCAACCTCTTCCCCCACCTGTCCGCCGTCGACAACCTCACCCTGGCGCCACGCAAGCTGCTGCGGATGCCCAAGGACCGGGCGCGGGAGCGGGCCGCCGCGCTGCTGGCCCGGGTGGGCCTGGCCGACAAGGCCGACGCCCATCCGCGGCAGCTGTCGGGCGGGCAGCAGCAGCGGGTCGCCATCGCCCGCGCGCTGATGATGGACCCGCACGTGATGCTCTTCGACGAGGTGACCTCGGCGCTCGACCCCGAGCTGGTCAGCGAGGTCCTCGACGTGATGCGCGACCTCGCCCGGTCCGGGATGACGATGCTGTGCGTCACCCACGAGATGGGCTTCGCCCGCGAACTCGGCGACCGCCTGGTGTTCGTCGACGGCGGTGTGATCGCCGAGCAGGGCCGCCCGGCCGACGTCCTGGACCGGCCCCGCAACGACCGTACCCGTCAATTCCTGCACAAGGTTCTCCGATAG
- a CDS encoding GntR family transcriptional regulator — MTVPRSTLLNAAYDHLRDAILDGTLAPGSRVTVRPLAEELGLSPTPIKAALAALERQGFLVAVPHRGYFVPEAGNDDLLELYELREALDGIAARRAAGAPDHARIAVQLGRLLAKQRKAIEAGHLHTYGELDLAFHRLIWEGSGSRRLIPIAENLTAQVRLGNRLSAQAPGRLPFAVEEHEAILEAIRSGDSGAAEQHIRLHVRQAGNALRQYLRSQGIAEQAEEAGQAGQAGQAEEVAQAEEVDHAEQPER, encoded by the coding sequence ATGACCGTCCCCCGCAGCACCCTGTTGAACGCGGCCTACGACCACCTGCGGGATGCCATCCTCGATGGCACCCTCGCTCCGGGTTCGCGGGTCACCGTCCGCCCCCTCGCTGAAGAGCTCGGCCTCAGCCCGACCCCCATCAAGGCCGCCCTGGCCGCGCTGGAACGCCAGGGCTTCCTCGTCGCCGTCCCGCACCGGGGCTATTTCGTCCCCGAAGCCGGCAACGACGATTTACTGGAACTGTACGAACTCCGCGAGGCCCTGGACGGGATCGCCGCACGCCGGGCGGCCGGGGCGCCCGACCACGCCCGGATCGCCGTGCAGCTGGGCCGGCTGCTGGCCAAGCAGCGCAAGGCCATCGAAGCCGGCCACCTGCACACCTACGGCGAGCTGGACCTCGCGTTCCACCGCCTCATCTGGGAGGGCTCGGGCAGTCGGCGGCTCATCCCCATCGCGGAGAACCTCACCGCCCAGGTACGCCTGGGCAACCGGCTGTCCGCGCAGGCACCGGGCCGGCTGCCGTTCGCCGTCGAGGAGCACGAGGCCATCCTGGAGGCGATCCGCAGCGGGGACTCGGGCGCGGCGGAGCAGCACATCCGCCTCCACGTCCGGCAGGCGGGCAACGCCCTGCGGCAGTACCTCAGGAGCCAGGGCATAGCCGAACAGGCCGAAGAGGCCGGTCAGGCCGGTCAGGCCGGTCAGGCCGAAGAGGTCGCCCAGGCTGAAGAGGTCGACCACGCCGAACAGCCTGAACGGTAG
- a CDS encoding DUF397 domain-containing protein — MHLKDGQTAVTWRKSSYSDGSGGDCIEASDSLTSATWRKSTYSGGDGGNCVEFADNLPDVIPVRDSKDPHGPALTFTPAAWTAFVQATARGVFPTA; from the coding sequence ATGCATCTCAAGGACGGCCAGACGGCGGTGACCTGGCGTAAGAGCAGCTACAGCGACGGCAGCGGCGGCGACTGCATCGAGGCCAGCGACAGCCTGACCTCGGCCACCTGGCGCAAGAGCACGTACAGCGGAGGCGACGGCGGCAACTGCGTCGAGTTCGCCGACAACCTACCCGACGTGATCCCGGTCCGTGACAGCAAGGACCCGCACGGGCCCGCGCTCACCTTCACGCCCGCCGCCTGGACCGCCTTCGTCCAGGCCACCGCACGCGGCGTGTTCCCCACCGCGTAA
- a CDS encoding MarR family winged helix-turn-helix transcriptional regulator translates to MTTSPPDHDSPSAERVAAAPGPGQAGPEQTGPGQTGDDLSAERVGAEIRGTLAVLYRAIRQAKQLGELTMPESSALSRLQQGGPTTAAALARLEQISPQSISVTVASLEAKNLIRRSADPADGRRVILSVTSAGDATVQARRSARDERFMRAVDALTAEERARLRQVLPLLERLVAEL, encoded by the coding sequence ATGACGACCTCGCCTCCCGACCACGACAGCCCGAGCGCCGAGCGGGTTGCCGCTGCCCCGGGCCCTGGGCAGGCCGGCCCCGAGCAGACGGGACCTGGGCAGACCGGTGACGACCTGAGCGCCGAGCGCGTCGGCGCCGAGATCCGCGGCACCCTCGCGGTGCTCTACCGGGCGATCCGGCAGGCCAAGCAGCTCGGCGAGCTGACGATGCCGGAGAGCTCGGCGCTCAGCCGGCTCCAGCAGGGCGGTCCGACGACCGCCGCGGCACTCGCCAGGCTGGAGCAGATCAGCCCGCAGTCGATCAGCGTCACGGTCGCCTCGCTGGAGGCGAAGAACCTGATCCGGCGCAGCGCCGACCCCGCCGACGGCCGCCGGGTGATCCTGTCGGTGACCAGCGCCGGCGACGCCACCGTGCAGGCCCGGCGCAGCGCCCGGGACGAGCGCTTCATGCGCGCGGTCGACGCGCTGACCGCCGAGGAACGCGCCCGGCTCCGCCAGGTCCTACCGCTCCTGGAACGGCTGGTGGCGGAGCTCTGA
- a CDS encoding threonine synthase, with protein sequence MYPDDGTWTSGLTHLECGRCGERYDADVPQNVCRCGSPLLARYDLDRVRASVRPADIAARGADLWRYRELLPVRDPANVTTLGEGWTPIVPLTAYGRRIGVPGLLAKDEGMLPTGSFKARGAAVGVSRARELGLRHLTLPTNGNAGAAWATYAARAETECLVVMPQDAPQVTRKESLAAGARVYLVDGLIGDAGRIAGQAVRHGWFSAATLREPYRIEGKKTMGLEIAEQFGWRVPDVVVYPTGGGVGLIGIRKALDELAALGWITGRLPRFVAVQASGCAPIVRAFASGAETAEPWPADQARTVAFGINVGAALGDFLILSALRDSKGTAVAVDDRDILAEQAACAAADGVLMCPEGAATLAAVRRLRADGWLGGDEEVLVLNTGSALKYEDSLQVGQPPLLARDADLPPEATAPAAPAGTTGAGPGPGTPR encoded by the coding sequence TTGTACCCCGACGACGGGACCTGGACCAGCGGGCTGACCCACCTGGAGTGCGGACGGTGCGGCGAGCGGTACGACGCCGACGTGCCGCAGAACGTGTGCCGCTGCGGTTCGCCGCTGCTCGCCCGCTACGACCTCGACCGGGTCCGGGCCTCGGTCCGGCCCGCGGACATCGCCGCGCGCGGCGCCGACCTGTGGCGGTACCGGGAGCTGCTGCCGGTCCGGGATCCCGCGAACGTGACCACCCTCGGCGAGGGTTGGACACCGATCGTGCCGCTGACCGCGTACGGCCGGCGGATCGGGGTGCCGGGCCTGCTCGCCAAGGACGAGGGGATGCTGCCGACCGGCAGCTTCAAGGCGCGCGGCGCCGCGGTCGGCGTCTCCCGGGCGCGCGAACTCGGGCTGCGGCACCTGACACTGCCGACCAACGGCAACGCCGGCGCCGCGTGGGCCACTTACGCCGCACGCGCCGAAACCGAGTGTCTGGTGGTGATGCCGCAGGACGCCCCGCAGGTGACCCGCAAGGAGTCGCTGGCCGCCGGCGCCCGGGTCTACCTGGTGGACGGCCTGATCGGCGACGCCGGACGCATCGCCGGACAGGCGGTCCGGCACGGCTGGTTCAGCGCCGCGACGCTGCGCGAGCCGTACCGCATCGAGGGCAAGAAGACGATGGGCCTGGAGATCGCGGAGCAGTTCGGCTGGCGGGTGCCGGACGTCGTGGTGTATCCGACCGGCGGCGGTGTGGGCCTGATCGGCATCCGCAAGGCGCTCGACGAACTGGCCGCGCTGGGCTGGATCACCGGCCGGCTGCCCCGGTTCGTGGCCGTGCAGGCCAGCGGCTGCGCGCCGATCGTGCGGGCCTTCGCGTCGGGGGCCGAGACCGCGGAACCCTGGCCGGCCGACCAGGCGCGCACGGTCGCGTTCGGCATCAACGTCGGCGCCGCGCTCGGCGACTTCCTGATCCTGTCCGCTCTCCGGGACAGCAAGGGCACCGCGGTCGCCGTCGACGACCGGGACATCCTCGCCGAACAGGCGGCCTGCGCAGCGGCCGACGGCGTGCTGATGTGCCCGGAAGGGGCCGCGACGCTGGCCGCGGTACGCCGGCTGCGCGCCGACGGGTGGCTCGGCGGCGACGAGGAGGTCCTGGTCCTCAACACCGGCAGCGCGCTGAAGTACGAGGACTCCCTCCAGGTCGGCCAACCGCCCCTGCTGGCGCGCGACGCCGACCTGCCGCCGGAGGCCACCGCCCCGGCCGCCCCCGCCGGAACCACCGGCGCGGGCCCCGGACCGGGGACACCGCGATGA
- a CDS encoding amino acid ABC transporter permease, which yields MPPWVGPVADYLATGLRETVLLALASIATSLLAGTVLGAVLTLPSKPARALARTYVEIWRGLPIIVILYFIFFVLPIIGLRVDTFSAAVIGLSLWGSANMAELVRGAVQSVPRGQAEAAAALGFSWTGRMRYVLLPQATRRALPPVIGLVVNLTQQTSLAAVIGLLDILEAAQRSIERLTLSGGSTHAVPILGSVLAVYFVICLPLTMLSRWYERRLD from the coding sequence ATGCCCCCATGGGTCGGACCCGTCGCCGACTACCTCGCCACCGGTCTGCGGGAAACGGTCCTGCTGGCGCTGGCCAGCATCGCCACCAGCCTGCTGGCGGGGACCGTGCTCGGCGCCGTCCTCACCCTGCCCAGCAAGCCCGCGCGGGCCCTGGCCCGGACCTACGTCGAGATCTGGCGGGGCCTGCCGATCATCGTCATCCTCTACTTCATCTTCTTCGTGCTGCCCATCATCGGGCTGCGGGTGGACACCTTCAGCGCCGCCGTCATCGGACTGTCCCTGTGGGGCAGCGCCAACATGGCCGAACTCGTCCGCGGGGCCGTCCAGTCGGTGCCCCGCGGACAGGCCGAGGCCGCCGCGGCGCTCGGCTTCTCCTGGACCGGACGCATGCGGTACGTCCTGCTGCCCCAGGCCACCCGGCGGGCGCTCCCCCCGGTGATCGGACTCGTCGTCAACCTCACCCAGCAGACCTCGCTGGCCGCCGTCATCGGCCTGCTCGACATCCTCGAAGCGGCACAGCGCTCCATCGAACGCCTCACCCTGTCCGGCGGGTCCACGCACGCGGTACCCATCCTCGGCTCCGTACTCGCCGTCTACTTCGTCATCTGCCTGCCCCTGACGATGCTGTCCCGCTGGTACGAGCGCAGACTCGACTGA
- a CDS encoding TetR/AcrR family transcriptional regulator has translation MPAHQRADARRNYARILAVAEKEVAAHGATASLEQIARTAGVGSATVRRHFPTRRALLEAVSQRRIEALRVRAYELADEEDSRGALLDWLSDVVTYSASARGLAAALTHNDDGSAAAHENSCTSVEEAGAPLLLRAVGDGAVQPSVTIEDLIALIVGIALATESHPDPVAQANRLFRLAVAGLSPLT, from the coding sequence GTGCCCGCCCACCAACGTGCCGACGCCCGCCGCAACTACGCGCGCATCCTCGCCGTGGCCGAGAAGGAGGTCGCCGCGCACGGCGCCACCGCGTCCCTGGAGCAGATCGCCCGGACCGCGGGGGTCGGATCGGCGACCGTGCGCCGCCACTTCCCCACCCGCCGCGCGCTGCTGGAGGCGGTCTCGCAGAGGCGGATCGAGGCGCTGCGCGTGCGCGCCTACGAGTTGGCGGACGAGGAGGACAGCCGGGGCGCGCTGCTGGACTGGCTGAGCGACGTCGTCACCTACTCCGCTTCCGCCCGGGGACTGGCGGCGGCGCTGACCCACAACGACGACGGGTCCGCGGCCGCGCACGAGAACAGCTGCACGTCGGTGGAGGAGGCGGGCGCCCCGCTGCTGCTCCGGGCCGTGGGCGACGGCGCGGTACAGCCGAGCGTCACCATCGAGGACCTGATCGCGCTGATCGTCGGCATCGCACTGGCCACGGAGAGCCACCCCGACCCCGTCGCCCAGGCGAACCGCCTCTTCCGCCTCGCCGTAGCCGGCCTGAGCCCCCTCACCTGA
- a CDS encoding MFS transporter — translation MTDRGTAGPGRPTTAGFDRRLLPPMMLGSILNPVNSTIIAVSLVPIGHALGAPPSRTAWLVSALYLATALGQPVVGRLIDVFGPRRLFLVSTSLVGVAGVVGALAPNLGVLIGSRVLLGFGTCAGYPAAMALLRSEARRTGRDSPGGVLTALAVTNQTIAVIGPLLGGLLIGLGGWRATFALNVPLAVAAVLLGLLRLPKETGPSGPTGPGDADPAPSADPAHPAHSADSGRRTALLDLPGMALFAVILVALLLFLMDLHLRFWYLPVITVAASAAFAVRELRAPTPFIDLRVLGGNPPLLITYGRALVAYVVSYAFLYGFTQWTEEGFGLSPFHAGLVQIPMFLAAIGFSIVSGRRKGVRGKLLVGAVGQIVACLVMLTLTAAGAVWTLVVVALIFGVPQGLNSLALQNSVYFQSDPERTASSAGLLRTFAYVGSMVASSTTAISFGRRADTTGMHHLAWIMLGAGVVFLLLTVFDRALGRVGTEAAQEAE, via the coding sequence ATGACTGACCGCGGGACGGCCGGGCCGGGCAGGCCGACGACGGCGGGCTTCGACCGGCGGCTGCTGCCGCCGATGATGCTCGGCTCGATCCTGAACCCGGTCAACTCGACGATCATCGCCGTCTCGCTCGTCCCCATCGGCCACGCGCTGGGCGCTCCGCCCTCGCGGACCGCGTGGCTGGTCTCGGCGCTCTACCTGGCCACCGCGCTCGGACAGCCCGTCGTGGGGCGGCTGATCGACGTCTTCGGGCCGCGCAGGCTGTTCCTGGTCAGTACGAGCCTGGTCGGCGTCGCCGGTGTCGTCGGCGCCCTGGCGCCGAACCTGGGAGTGCTGATCGGCTCGCGGGTGCTGCTCGGCTTCGGCACCTGCGCCGGGTATCCCGCCGCGATGGCGCTGCTGCGCAGCGAGGCCCGGCGGACCGGCCGGGACAGCCCCGGCGGGGTGCTGACCGCCCTGGCCGTCACCAACCAGACCATCGCCGTGATCGGCCCGCTGCTGGGCGGCCTGCTGATCGGTCTGGGCGGCTGGCGGGCCACCTTCGCGCTGAACGTGCCGCTGGCGGTCGCGGCCGTGCTGCTGGGACTGCTCCGGCTGCCCAAGGAGACCGGCCCGTCGGGCCCGACGGGTCCGGGGGACGCGGACCCGGCGCCCTCGGCGGACCCGGCGCACCCTGCGCACTCGGCGGACTCCGGGCGGCGCACCGCCCTGCTCGACCTGCCCGGCATGGCGCTGTTCGCCGTAATACTCGTCGCGCTGCTGCTGTTCCTGATGGACCTGCACCTGCGCTTCTGGTACCTGCCGGTGATCACCGTCGCCGCGAGCGCCGCGTTCGCGGTACGGGAGCTGCGGGCCCCCACCCCGTTCATCGACCTGCGGGTGCTGGGCGGCAACCCGCCGCTGCTGATCACCTACGGGCGCGCGCTGGTCGCGTACGTCGTCTCGTACGCCTTCCTCTACGGGTTCACCCAGTGGACTGAGGAGGGCTTCGGACTGTCGCCCTTCCACGCCGGGCTGGTGCAGATCCCGATGTTCCTGGCGGCCATCGGCTTCTCGATCGTGTCCGGGCGGCGCAAGGGCGTACGCGGCAAGCTGCTCGTCGGCGCGGTCGGGCAGATCGTCGCCTGCCTGGTGATGCTGACGCTCACCGCGGCCGGCGCCGTGTGGACGCTGGTCGTCGTCGCCCTGATCTTCGGCGTCCCGCAGGGGCTGAACAGCCTGGCGCTGCAGAACTCCGTCTATTTCCAGTCCGATCCCGAGCGCACCGCGTCCTCGGCGGGTCTGCTGCGCACCTTCGCCTACGTCGGCTCGATGGTCGCCTCCTCCACGACGGCGATCTCCTTCGGGCGGCGCGCGGACACCACCGGCATGCACCACCTGGCCTGGATCATGCTCGGCGCGGGCGTGGTCTTCCTCCTCCTGACCGTCTTCGACCGCGCCCTCGGCCGGGTGGGGACGGAAGCCGCCCAGGAAGCGGAGTAG
- a CDS encoding helix-turn-helix domain-containing protein: protein MASRQPGKAKKLDVTASSRELYGAELRYKREQAGLTLEEMGAMLFVSKSHVSNLEVGQRRIQLDMAKELDRILNTDGFFVRNLEAGRSSPHREDFADVAELETFAVTIRQWEPLLVPGLLQTEAYALAVILAYDPVLAESLVRQRLQARLCRAVIFDSPTKPLYWAVVHEAAIRTWVGNAAVMAEQLRHIAGMVRRRRIVFQVLPFRSGALSAMNGGLRLMTFKDDTPLAYLSSVDTGVLIDNPATVKRHMLSYDFLGAAALPPEASLTLIEAAAEEYEHASQGRPDGGDLA, encoded by the coding sequence ATGGCCAGTCGGCAGCCGGGGAAAGCGAAGAAGCTGGACGTCACGGCGTCCTCAAGGGAGCTGTACGGGGCCGAGCTGCGCTACAAGCGCGAGCAGGCCGGGCTCACGCTGGAGGAGATGGGCGCGATGCTGTTCGTCTCCAAGAGCCACGTGTCCAACCTGGAGGTCGGCCAGCGCCGCATCCAGCTCGACATGGCGAAGGAGCTGGACAGGATCCTCAACACGGACGGCTTCTTCGTCCGGAACCTGGAGGCCGGCCGGTCCTCACCGCACCGTGAAGACTTCGCGGACGTGGCGGAGTTGGAGACGTTCGCAGTAACCATCCGGCAGTGGGAGCCGTTGCTCGTGCCGGGCCTGCTCCAGACCGAGGCGTACGCATTGGCCGTCATTCTCGCCTACGACCCGGTGCTGGCCGAGTCGCTGGTCAGGCAGCGACTCCAAGCCCGACTGTGCCGTGCTGTCATCTTCGACAGCCCCACGAAACCGCTCTACTGGGCCGTCGTGCATGAGGCGGCAATCCGCACCTGGGTGGGCAACGCCGCCGTCATGGCGGAGCAGCTGCGCCACATCGCCGGGATGGTGCGGCGCCGCCGGATCGTCTTCCAGGTCCTGCCGTTCCGCTCCGGGGCGCTTTCCGCTATGAACGGCGGGCTGAGACTGATGACGTTCAAGGACGACACGCCCCTGGCCTACCTCTCAAGTGTGGACACAGGTGTCCTCATCGACAATCCTGCAACCGTCAAGCGGCACATGTTGTCCTACGATTTCCTCGGAGCGGCGGCCCTGCCGCCGGAAGCTTCCCTGACCCTCATCGAAGCAGCAGCCGAGGAGTACGAGCATGCATCTCAAGGACGGCCAGACGGCGGTGACCTGGCGTAA
- a CDS encoding amino acid ABC transporter permease → MPEASGYHFETGFIAHHFGELGSGLLRTLSISALGMAGALLVGVLLGAVSALRIPVARQLITVYVEVFRNTPLLVQIFFLYFALPETGLQFDGFTVGWLSLLLWGGAYNVENFRAGFEAVEGGYVEACRALGFPRLAAFRNVTLPLGARIALPSVTNILISVFKNSSFMVAISYPELTDTAVNIVAVTFRVFEMFLAIGVIYLALVWLLSLGAGAVERRYAIPGGH, encoded by the coding sequence ATGCCCGAAGCCTCCGGCTACCACTTCGAGACGGGCTTCATCGCCCACCATTTCGGCGAGCTCGGCTCCGGCCTGCTGCGGACGCTGTCCATCAGCGCCCTCGGCATGGCCGGCGCCCTGCTCGTCGGGGTACTGCTCGGCGCGGTCAGCGCGCTGCGGATACCGGTCGCCCGGCAGCTGATCACGGTCTACGTCGAGGTGTTCCGCAACACCCCGCTGCTGGTGCAGATCTTCTTCCTGTACTTCGCGCTCCCCGAGACCGGGCTGCAGTTCGACGGCTTCACCGTCGGCTGGCTGTCGCTGCTGCTGTGGGGCGGCGCCTACAACGTGGAGAACTTCCGGGCCGGCTTCGAAGCCGTCGAAGGCGGCTACGTCGAGGCCTGCCGGGCCCTCGGCTTCCCCCGGCTGGCCGCCTTCCGCAACGTGACCCTCCCGCTCGGCGCCCGCATCGCCCTGCCGTCGGTCACCAACATCCTGATCTCCGTCTTCAAGAACTCGTCGTTCATGGTCGCAATCAGCTATCCCGAACTCACCGACACCGCCGTCAACATCGTCGCCGTCACCTTCCGGGTCTTCGAGATGTTCCTCGCCATCGGCGTCATCTACCTGGCCCTGGTCTGGCTGCTGTCCCTGGGCGCCGGAGCCGTCGAGCGCCGCTACGCGATCCCCGGAGGTCACTGA
- a CDS encoding NmrA family NAD(P)-binding protein, with amino-acid sequence MSTDSAPVLVTGATGKQGGATARALLAAGVPVRALVRDPATDRARAVEALGARLVTGDLHDRASVVRAAEGVRAVFSVQMPALVDGAFDFAGEITQGVNLIEGAKAAGVPQFVHTSVTGAGQHTQVPGWAEGRWAAMEPTLGAKAAIQDRLRAAGFPHWTLIKPGFFMENFLPSMAFLFPRGIEGGIVSVLKPATRLSLVAVADIGTTAAAAIAAPERFDGVELELAGDYLSMAEIAEVLSRVLGTPLPAPEMSEEEAVAAGMPGPGETHEWMNVAGQPGRPEYARALGIPLTGFEEWARANMRGAAAG; translated from the coding sequence ATGTCCACCGATTCCGCGCCCGTCCTCGTCACCGGCGCCACCGGCAAGCAGGGCGGCGCCACCGCCCGAGCCCTGCTCGCGGCAGGCGTCCCCGTACGCGCCCTGGTCCGTGACCCGGCCACCGACCGGGCCAGGGCCGTCGAGGCGCTCGGCGCCCGGCTGGTCACCGGCGACCTCCACGACCGGGCGTCCGTGGTCCGGGCCGCCGAGGGGGTCCGTGCCGTCTTCTCCGTACAGATGCCGGCCCTTGTCGACGGCGCCTTCGACTTCGCGGGAGAGATCACGCAGGGCGTCAACCTCATCGAGGGCGCGAAGGCCGCGGGCGTACCGCAGTTCGTGCACACGTCCGTCACCGGCGCCGGTCAGCACACCCAGGTGCCCGGCTGGGCCGAGGGCCGCTGGGCCGCGATGGAACCCACCCTCGGCGCCAAGGCCGCGATCCAGGACCGGCTCCGCGCGGCCGGCTTCCCGCACTGGACGCTCATCAAGCCGGGCTTCTTCATGGAGAACTTCCTGCCGTCCATGGCGTTCCTTTTCCCGCGCGGTATCGAGGGCGGCATCGTGTCCGTTCTGAAGCCGGCCACCCGGCTGTCCCTGGTGGCGGTCGCGGACATCGGTACGACCGCCGCGGCGGCCATCGCGGCGCCGGAGCGGTTCGACGGGGTCGAGCTGGAGCTGGCGGGCGACTACCTGTCGATGGCGGAGATCGCCGAGGTGCTCTCCCGGGTGCTGGGTACGCCGTTGCCGGCGCCGGAGATGAGCGAGGAGGAGGCCGTCGCCGCGGGGATGCCGGGGCCGGGCGAGACGCACGAGTGGATGAACGTGGCCGGGCAGCCGGGCCGGCCGGAGTATGCGAGGGCGCTGGGGATCCCGCTGACCGGCTTCGAGGAGTGGGCTCGGGCGAACATGCGGGGCGCTGCCGCGGGCTGA
- a CDS encoding MarR family winged helix-turn-helix transcriptional regulator: MNDSPHPSPSAVRASQEVRTVIGRLRRRILNAAEAEDLTFGQQSVLTRLSDRQGVTASDLASAEGVRHQSMTATVASLSALGLVERRPDPDDGRRLLIALTAEGHQRVAKGRQARQEWLAAELEQRCTEEERQAVLAAMVILERLTHD; the protein is encoded by the coding sequence ATGAACGACAGCCCGCACCCGTCCCCCTCCGCGGTCCGCGCCTCGCAAGAGGTCCGTACGGTCATCGGCCGCCTGCGCCGCCGCATCCTGAACGCCGCCGAAGCCGAGGACCTCACCTTCGGGCAGCAGTCCGTGCTGACCCGGCTGTCCGACCGGCAGGGCGTCACGGCCAGTGATCTCGCCTCGGCCGAGGGAGTGCGCCACCAGTCGATGACGGCGACGGTCGCGTCGCTGTCCGCCCTGGGGCTGGTGGAACGCCGGCCCGACCCCGACGACGGACGCCGTCTGCTGATCGCGCTGACCGCGGAAGGGCACCAGCGGGTGGCGAAGGGGCGGCAGGCCCGACAGGAGTGGCTCGCCGCCGAGTTGGAGCAGCGGTGCACGGAAGAGGAACGGCAGGCCGTGCTCGCCGCCATGGTGATCCTGGAACGCCTCACCCATGACTGA
- a CDS encoding transporter substrate-binding domain-containing protein — translation MRSRFGIVIGAAMVMILAAGCSSSSSSDDASPSASASGTTTTTAAGGAVDVGVPLPDELKSKGKLTVGVKCDYPPFGYIDESSKNAGFEVDIAHQLAAYAFGDPNALSLTCVTGANRVSFLDSKRIDLIEATMNYTAERAQTIDFTTPYFDSGVKLLVPKDSPITDFDQLSGKSVISISGATASLWLTQCMKDVKQTLFTETSQALTALNQNRGVAFAQDDTLLLDLAAKNPKLKVVGDAKADSPWGMGVRKGDAQMLAWVNAALAHLQQADFFWTEFQKTVTDTAVQQQFAKFVPRPGSQLTYPSGDTLKC, via the coding sequence TTGAGATCGAGATTCGGCATTGTCATCGGTGCGGCGATGGTCATGATCCTCGCCGCCGGCTGCTCCTCCTCGTCCTCCTCCGACGACGCCTCCCCGTCCGCCAGTGCTTCGGGTACGACCACCACCACGGCAGCCGGCGGCGCCGTCGACGTCGGCGTGCCGCTGCCCGACGAGCTGAAGAGCAAGGGCAAGCTCACCGTGGGCGTCAAGTGCGACTACCCGCCGTTCGGATACATCGACGAGTCGTCGAAGAACGCCGGCTTCGAGGTCGACATCGCCCACCAGCTCGCCGCCTACGCGTTCGGCGACCCCAACGCGCTCAGCCTGACCTGCGTGACCGGGGCCAACCGGGTGTCGTTCCTGGACTCCAAGCGCATCGACCTGATCGAAGCGACGATGAACTACACCGCGGAGCGCGCCCAGACCATCGACTTCACCACCCCCTACTTCGACAGCGGCGTGAAACTGCTGGTGCCCAAGGACTCCCCGATCACCGACTTCGACCAGCTGTCCGGCAAGTCCGTGATCAGCATCTCCGGCGCCACCGCCAGCCTCTGGCTGACCCAGTGCATGAAGGACGTCAAGCAGACGCTCTTCACCGAGACCAGCCAGGCGCTGACCGCGCTGAACCAGAACCGCGGCGTCGCCTTCGCCCAGGACGACACCCTGCTGCTCGACCTGGCGGCGAAGAACCCCAAGCTCAAGGTCGTCGGCGACGCCAAGGCCGACAGCCCCTGGGGTATGGGCGTCCGCAAGGGCGACGCGCAGATGCTCGCCTGGGTCAACGCGGCCCTCGCCCACCTGCAGCAGGCCGACTTCTTCTGGACCGAGTTCCAGAAGACCGTCACCGACACCGCCGTGCAGCAGCAGTTCGCCAAGTTCGTCCCCCGCCCCGGCAGCCAGCTGACCTACCCGTCCGGCGACACCCTGAAGTGCTGA